The window GTTTTAAGTTTGTCAGTTCTGAAGAGGCAAAAAAGGGGATGGATGATTTAACGTATTATATGACAATCGAAATACCAGAGGACTTTTCACATAGAATTACAACAGTTCTTGATGAGAATCCACAAATCCCGGAGCTGACCTATACACAAAATGAAGGCTTGCACTTCATGGCGGCACAGGTCACAAATAAAGCTGCAGAACAGATCAGGGAGCAGCTGGGGAACCAAATAACCGAAACTTATGTCCGGAATGTCTTTACTCAGCTTGAACAGGTGGCTGCGGGCTTCAAGGATGGGGCAGAGGGTTCCACAAAAATTAACGAGGGCTCTGCTAAGCTGAAGGATGGGACTGGACAGATTCTTAGTTCTCTTGAAACAAAAGCTCCAGATATTAGCAGGCTGGCAAATGGTGCTAAAGAATTGAAGGCCGGTACCGGGGAACTAGCTTCGAAAATTCAGAGCGGAACATCTGGGGTTACTCAGCTTGCAGACGGTTCAAAGACATTGTCGGCTGGATTAGGAGAATTAAATGGCGGCGCCAGAGAATTGGACAAAGGAGCAAAAGATCTTAATGCCGGTGCTGAGGAACTGGACGCTGGTGCCAAAGACCTTAATGCCGGTGCCAAAGAACTGAAGGCAGGTACAGAAAAGGTTCTAACGGGATTGGAAGGGGTACAAGCTGCAATTAATGACAGGCTTGCACCGAAAAGTAAGGAATTTGCTGCCGGAATGACAAAGTACAAGAACGATACTGCTCCCCTTGTACCAGGTGCGCAGGCTATAGCTGATGGTATTGAGGAAATGGCTACGAATCCTTTATTTGCGGCTTATTTCGCAGTAAACCCAGACTTAAAAAGGCTAAGGGAAGGCAGTAAGGAGCTGGCGGCAGGCGTAAATAAAGCAAATCAGGCTTTTAAGGAAAAATTAGAGCCAGGCGCACACCAAATCGCCAATGGGATTGATAGTACCGATGAAAAGGTAGATGATGTTAAGGCTGGCGTAGATAAGCTTGTTGCTGGCCAAAAGACATTGGATAAAGGAATGGGTGATTTGTTGGCAGGTACGGGTAAGTTGGCTGCAGGTACTTCGAGGTTATCTGCTGGATCTTCTCAGCTTGCCGGTGGTACAACGAAGCTTGCGGCAGGTTCTACTCAACTCTCAGATGGAGCTAAGAGGCTGGCTGATGGAAACTCAACATTACAAAATTCCTGGGCTGCACTTTCCGATGGTGCAAACAAAATTAATAATGGGATGGCGCAAGTAAGTGACGGTAACCAAACTGTGAATACAGGCTGGGGAACTCTGACTGAAGGAGTTAAACAAGTTGATAATGGCATCGGTCAAGTTGAAAGCGGTTCCAAGGAGCTAGCGGACGGCTTGAAAGGCGGTGCTGATAAAGTGGGGGCTATTAAGGCGGAAGACTCCAATATTGCGCAGTTTGCTTCTCCTGTCGCCCTTAAGAAAAATGTTTTAAATAGTTTCCCAATGTATCGTTACGCGAATGCCCCTTATGTTCTCGCACTAGCACTGTTTGTTGGTGTTTTGGTGATGACAGTTGTATTTAATATGAGAAAGCCTGATACACAAGAAGTATCCAGCTTCACTTGGTACAGTTCGTTATTTAGTAAAATGGCTGGTGTCGCTGTACTGCAAGCTTTGATTGCAGGGATATGTACGCTGTTTTTCTTGAAGCTTTCCGTTTATCACAGTATTCTTCTGATTATTTTTGCTATAATAGCAAGTCTTGCCTTCCTGTCTATTGTATTTTTCCTTGTGGCTGCGGCAGGAAACATTGGAAGATTTATTGCATTTGTCTTTCTGGTTCTTCAGCTTTCAACAACAGGCTCGAGCTTGCCAATCGCTATGCTTCCGGAAGGATTGCGTACACTCAGTACGTTCCTGCCAATGCGCTATGCAATCGACAGTTTCAGGTCGATTATTTCACTCGATAATGCAGGTGCGGGATGGGCCAATATATTTGTGCTATTATTCTTCCTGATTGCCGGGCTTGCGCTGACAGCCATTGTGGCATTTGTCCAAAATAGGCGAACAAATACAGCTACTCCAGCAAGAGTCGCATAGAATTCATGCCTCTGAAGCATTGCTTCAGGGGCTTTTCACTCTTTTAGAGTTAGTTGCATAAATTATCTGAACACAATATAATTAAAAGAGAACAAATTTGGACTTTTAAGGAGGTGGAAATGAGATGGACCGTTCTGTTGGATTGCATGGGCAATTTTTGGAATTTATCTATATTTGCCGTGCAATTTTTCATGAAATTGCTTTTAACGGGATACGTATGCCCAAATTTAGCAATTGAATTGAAAACAGACCGGTAAGAGATCTCTATTTCCTCCTCGATAATATAAAACTGTGGCTTACATGGGTACACCCTATGGAGTGTACCCTAGATACTCCTGGACATCAGGGGCCAAGCCATTAGTTAACTGTCGATAGGCCATGGAAG is drawn from Bacillus sp. FJAT-18017 and contains these coding sequences:
- a CDS encoding RAxF-45 family protein; protein product: MDRSVGLHGQFLEFIYICRAIFHEIAFNGIRMPKFSN
- a CDS encoding YhgE/Pip domain-containing protein, coding for MEQFSTSLSVLRERKGAVIAIIAVILVPLIYAALILSASWGPYDNLSNLPVAVVNNDLGAMSGNEEINAGNQLVDSLKESMTLGFKFVSSEEAKKGMDDLTYYMTIEIPEDFSHRITTVLDENPQIPELTYTQNEGLHFMAAQVTNKAAEQIREQLGNQITETYVRNVFTQLEQVAAGFKDGAEGSTKINEGSAKLKDGTGQILSSLETKAPDISRLANGAKELKAGTGELASKIQSGTSGVTQLADGSKTLSAGLGELNGGARELDKGAKDLNAGAEELDAGAKDLNAGAKELKAGTEKVLTGLEGVQAAINDRLAPKSKEFAAGMTKYKNDTAPLVPGAQAIADGIEEMATNPLFAAYFAVNPDLKRLREGSKELAAGVNKANQAFKEKLEPGAHQIANGIDSTDEKVDDVKAGVDKLVAGQKTLDKGMGDLLAGTGKLAAGTSRLSAGSSQLAGGTTKLAAGSTQLSDGAKRLADGNSTLQNSWAALSDGANKINNGMAQVSDGNQTVNTGWGTLTEGVKQVDNGIGQVESGSKELADGLKGGADKVGAIKAEDSNIAQFASPVALKKNVLNSFPMYRYANAPYVLALALFVGVLVMTVVFNMRKPDTQEVSSFTWYSSLFSKMAGVAVLQALIAGICTLFFLKLSVYHSILLIIFAIIASLAFLSIVFFLVAAAGNIGRFIAFVFLVLQLSTTGSSLPIAMLPEGLRTLSTFLPMRYAIDSFRSIISLDNAGAGWANIFVLLFFLIAGLALTAIVAFVQNRRTNTATPARVA